In one Paracoccus everestensis genomic region, the following are encoded:
- a CDS encoding NACHT domain-containing protein: MQFRDSESLGDFWRQIMHLKCKRVHSLTNTDLIPTDTEYPLDKAIMTDEVRANGAVVIDKVRASKAGHAYHEAWAARTALELLLPVTNLTAITLEGFDELDEQELGIGAVEIADLVRYHGGTDVAQSQRVDIVQFKYSIASAEKAVRAADLASTLVKFAITDAELRAAHGDDHVENVVRYEFATNRPIHENLAPAINALIAGADVDGDVRRQAGQLTRALNEYPHETSGLLRRLELVGSKGSLVDAERHVSATLAAWSEPGDPDAEKRLLKLRNLIRIKAGPGSEADKRIDRVAVLAELEVDHENRLYPTPDAFPEVRDVVQRDVLSEIVARAREAGGPLIVHGAGGMGKTVLMQGIADKMRSDGPVVLFDGFGAGRWRDPADGRHLPDRTLVHLANLLAGEGLCDVLLPVADVTSLLKAFRRRLAQSVATARNTHPYAHLSLVLDAIDHAGLAADETATSSFAHLLLRSISVEPIDGVRLIASCRTERLMIAIGDNVLRKFLVPLFSDAEARTLITRRVPDASADEIAALLTRSGRNPRCLDSLLSTGRPFDPLQFPDAPDEPQDILDALLRKRLEDTRNTARARGAKDADIDLLLAGIALLAPPVPIEELAAAHGLMGEEVESFAADLAPLLERTPHGLMFRDEPTETLIRSTYGTDQASRDRIISALQGRQLTSSYAARALPALLTSLRDADQLIHLAYDLRVPAGASLVSTRDIRLARITAAIALSGELGRHDDLLKLLLEASLVAAGHERSDRFLYEHPDLAAVSADPEALRRLAFTNVGWPGGKHSALALANAFAGDRDEARRHARRAIDWYNWAAQTRRSTWSNTANVSRSWDDVGFAYVEMLAGNDLRVARFIDRKGEAQAFVKFSELFDLLERHQTTAQAPSAHVILRLPRCRLASRALFAAALQFNEHDHTQDKRVLNAMAAAPPLTDQSASLAMASVLASARAADLGMIAEGIALIEGAGLKAKTIYDYSSCHPIDRTVHVSLAAAGVKAALRGKPPTLIDIAPSELINLVAKSARNRGPAVFSRALSQKLTEPKYDGGRPRRKRRSSVDDKVRVEYSRALSGRINPLLRYAQDIASIVRPPAGQTRAEMLNAAFDRVVSDVEQASSYPYRDGE; the protein is encoded by the coding sequence ATGCAGTTCCGAGACAGCGAAAGCCTCGGTGACTTTTGGCGGCAGATAATGCACTTGAAATGCAAGCGAGTTCATTCTCTCACCAACACCGACTTAATTCCGACAGACACGGAATATCCGTTAGACAAGGCGATTATGACTGATGAAGTTCGAGCCAATGGCGCCGTTGTGATAGATAAGGTGCGAGCATCGAAGGCTGGGCACGCTTATCACGAGGCTTGGGCTGCACGCACGGCGCTGGAACTTCTGCTCCCTGTAACCAATCTCACTGCAATCACGCTCGAAGGTTTCGACGAGTTGGACGAGCAGGAGCTTGGGATCGGTGCCGTCGAAATCGCTGACCTTGTCCGGTATCACGGGGGCACCGACGTTGCCCAGTCGCAGCGAGTTGACATAGTCCAGTTCAAATACTCGATTGCCAGCGCTGAAAAAGCGGTTCGCGCGGCGGATCTTGCCTCCACGCTCGTCAAATTCGCGATCACCGATGCAGAGCTTCGTGCTGCCCATGGCGACGATCATGTCGAAAATGTCGTCCGCTATGAATTTGCCACGAACCGGCCGATCCATGAGAACCTGGCCCCGGCGATCAACGCATTGATCGCCGGGGCCGATGTCGACGGCGACGTGCGTCGCCAAGCAGGGCAGTTGACAAGAGCCCTTAATGAATATCCTCACGAGACCTCTGGATTGCTGCGGCGATTGGAGCTTGTCGGCAGCAAAGGGAGTCTGGTTGACGCGGAGCGACACGTTTCCGCAACGCTCGCCGCATGGAGCGAACCTGGCGATCCCGACGCGGAAAAGCGCCTGTTAAAATTGCGGAACCTCATCAGAATCAAGGCCGGTCCTGGTAGCGAAGCCGACAAGCGGATTGATCGCGTGGCCGTCTTGGCAGAGCTGGAGGTCGACCACGAAAATCGCCTCTATCCAACGCCTGACGCATTCCCAGAGGTACGGGATGTCGTTCAGAGAGACGTGCTTTCCGAAATAGTCGCGCGGGCGCGGGAAGCTGGCGGCCCTCTCATCGTTCACGGCGCCGGCGGTATGGGCAAGACCGTGCTGATGCAGGGGATCGCTGATAAGATGCGCTCCGACGGACCCGTAGTTTTGTTTGATGGGTTCGGCGCGGGCCGGTGGCGCGATCCGGCCGATGGCCGGCACCTTCCTGATCGGACACTGGTGCATCTTGCCAACCTGCTCGCCGGCGAAGGGTTGTGCGATGTCCTCCTTCCCGTAGCGGATGTCACAAGCCTTCTAAAGGCCTTTCGCCGCCGCCTGGCCCAGTCAGTGGCCACTGCCCGGAACACACATCCCTACGCGCACCTGTCATTGGTTCTGGATGCAATCGACCATGCCGGACTGGCCGCCGATGAGACTGCGACCTCATCCTTCGCGCATTTGCTTTTGCGCAGCATTAGCGTCGAACCGATAGATGGCGTTCGGTTGATCGCCTCCTGCCGAACAGAGAGGCTGATGATCGCTATCGGTGACAACGTTCTTCGCAAATTCCTAGTACCATTGTTCTCGGATGCCGAAGCGCGGACGCTGATCACACGGCGTGTGCCGGATGCTTCCGCCGATGAAATTGCCGCGTTGCTTACAAGGTCTGGCCGCAATCCCCGTTGTCTCGACAGTTTGCTGTCGACCGGGCGGCCATTTGATCCGTTGCAGTTCCCGGATGCGCCCGACGAGCCGCAAGATATTCTGGATGCTCTGCTTCGAAAGCGCCTTGAAGATACGCGTAATACCGCGCGTGCACGCGGGGCCAAGGACGCAGATATCGACTTGTTGCTCGCCGGCATCGCCTTGCTTGCGCCCCCAGTCCCGATCGAAGAGCTTGCTGCAGCTCACGGTCTTATGGGGGAGGAGGTCGAGAGCTTTGCTGCGGACTTGGCGCCGCTGCTTGAGAGAACGCCGCATGGTTTGATGTTTCGCGACGAGCCGACTGAAACCCTCATCAGATCGACCTACGGCACCGATCAAGCTAGCCGAGATCGGATCATTTCTGCCCTGCAGGGAAGGCAGCTCACTTCGAGCTACGCTGCCAGGGCATTACCCGCGTTGTTGACCTCTCTTCGCGATGCAGATCAGCTTATCCACCTTGCCTATGATCTTCGCGTTCCTGCCGGAGCCTCGCTAGTTAGCACTAGGGACATCCGCCTTGCCCGGATTACGGCCGCGATCGCCCTTTCAGGCGAGCTTGGCAGGCATGACGATCTGCTGAAGCTCTTGTTGGAGGCCTCGCTCGTTGCCGCCGGCCATGAGCGATCCGATCGTTTTCTCTACGAGCATCCTGATCTTGCCGCCGTCTCTGCTGATCCCGAGGCGCTGAGACGGCTCGCCTTCACCAATGTCGGGTGGCCGGGTGGAAAACACTCTGCGCTAGCGTTGGCGAACGCCTTCGCCGGTGATCGTGATGAGGCTCGGCGGCACGCGCGAAGGGCCATCGATTGGTACAATTGGGCAGCTCAAACGAGGCGAAGCACCTGGTCCAACACGGCTAACGTGTCACGGAGTTGGGACGATGTCGGCTTCGCCTACGTTGAAATGTTAGCCGGAAATGACCTCCGTGTAGCCCGGTTCATTGATCGCAAGGGCGAAGCCCAAGCCTTCGTAAAATTCAGCGAGCTGTTTGATCTGCTTGAGCGGCACCAGACAACAGCCCAGGCCCCCTCGGCACACGTCATTTTGAGATTGCCTAGATGCCGGCTTGCGTCGCGAGCACTGTTTGCGGCGGCGCTCCAATTTAACGAACATGACCATACCCAGGACAAGCGCGTGCTCAATGCGATGGCCGCCGCGCCGCCGCTCACCGACCAGAGCGCGAGTTTGGCTATGGCGAGTGTGCTCGCCAGTGCAAGAGCAGCCGATCTTGGAATGATCGCGGAGGGCATCGCACTGATTGAAGGCGCAGGGCTGAAGGCCAAAACGATCTACGACTATTCAAGCTGTCACCCAATCGATCGCACGGTACATGTGAGCTTGGCCGCTGCTGGTGTGAAAGCCGCGTTGCGCGGAAAACCGCCCACCCTGATCGACATCGCCCCGTCTGAGCTTATCAACCTCGTCGCAAAAAGTGCCCGCAATCGCGGCCCGGCGGTATTTTCACGAGCCCTTTCGCAGAAGCTGACCGAACCGAAATATGACGGTGGTAGGCCACGGCGGAAGCGCCGCAGCTCTGTCGATGACAAAGTCCGCGTGGAATATTCTCGTGCTCTGAGCGGCCGGATCAATCCGCTTCTTCGCTACGCGCAGGACATCGCAAGCATTGTGCGCCCGCCTGCTGGACAGACGCGAGCCGAAATGCTGAATGCGGCCTTTGATCGCGTGGTAAGCGATGTCGAGCAGGCCTCGAGCTACCCCTATCGCGACGGGGAGTAA
- a CDS encoding TAXI family TRAP transporter solute-binding subunit, which yields MTAGSFPAPNVIEAAASQQVRLLSLSEEQVAQTGQARVVIPGDVYPGQSGDIVTTGLPVIAFTTTAMDDDTAYELTKAFWTQREAMAATAPWWAGVSPEQVAALEALHPGAARYYDEAGVAHAE from the coding sequence GTGACCGCCGGCAGCTTCCCGGCGCCGAACGTAATAGAGGCTGCGGCTAGCCAGCAGGTGCGGCTCCTGTCGCTGAGCGAGGAGCAAGTGGCCCAGACGGGGCAGGCACGCGTTGTCATTCCCGGTGATGTCTATCCCGGTCAGAGCGGGGACATCGTGACGACCGGACTGCCGGTCATCGCCTTCACCACCACGGCCATGGACGATGATACCGCATACGAGCTGACCAAGGCCTTCTGGACCCAGCGCGAGGCCATGGCCGCAACGGCGCCCTGGTGGGCAGGCGTCTCCCCGGAGCAGGTCGCGGCGCTCGAGGCGCTGCATCCGGGTGCAGCACGCTACTACGACGAAGCGGGCGTGGCTCACGCCGAATGA
- a CDS encoding DUF2924 domain-containing protein, whose translation MTNVDPIPARLAALKGAPATELKKQWRELFDSAPPPFNRRYLESRLAYRIQELAYGGLKPETIRRLERLGEELDGGDRTKSRVRADLMPITGTRLIREYQGVEHVVAVTVDGFEWQGRPYKSISAIARAITGTRWNGWVFFGLKNHRSRA comes from the coding sequence ATGACGAACGTTGATCCCATTCCCGCACGTCTGGCCGCCCTGAAAGGGGCGCCGGCGACCGAGCTGAAGAAGCAATGGCGCGAGCTCTTTGACAGCGCGCCGCCGCCCTTCAACCGCCGCTACCTCGAGAGCCGCCTCGCCTACCGCATCCAGGAACTGGCCTATGGCGGCTTAAAGCCGGAGACCATCCGCCGTCTCGAGCGGCTGGGCGAGGAGCTGGACGGCGGTGATCGCACCAAGAGCCGCGTCCGCGCCGATCTGATGCCGATCACCGGAACGCGCCTCATCCGTGAGTATCAGGGCGTCGAGCATGTGGTGGCCGTCACTGTGGACGGCTTCGAATGGCAGGGGCGGCCCTACAAGTCGATCTCCGCCATTGCCCGCGCAATCACCGGTACCCGCTGGAACGGCTGGGTGTTCTTCGGCCTCAAGAACCACCGGAGCCGGGCATGA
- a CDS encoding helix-turn-helix transcriptional regulator produces MTEEIWRLPRVAATIGMGRSWIYLAVQEGRFPAPVHLGARAVGWKRSDVQAWLDSRGKRVL; encoded by the coding sequence ATGACTGAAGAAATCTGGCGCTTGCCCCGTGTGGCAGCAACGATCGGCATGGGCCGCTCGTGGATCTACCTTGCGGTTCAGGAGGGGCGCTTCCCCGCGCCGGTGCACCTGGGTGCGCGCGCGGTTGGCTGGAAACGCAGCGACGTGCAGGCGTGGCTGGATAGCCGCGGCAAGAGGGTGCTGTAA
- a CDS encoding TAXI family TRAP transporter solute-binding subunit: MRHWTQAVLAGAVVLAAGAAQAETRLTYKSAKTGTSYYQMGVELAEGMKAASGGELVMTVEESQGSVQNVMEVRARGADYVFTAPPSLVEDAQAGSGAFEGRNAPQFDEIRSLFPIPSLTMHFVVAGGEGPTTLEAFEGKSILLGKGSFGATEGEKYLELFGMMEDVTIADAELSNGGTP; encoded by the coding sequence ATGCGACATTGGACACAGGCGGTGCTGGCGGGGGCGGTGGTGCTGGCGGCAGGCGCTGCGCAGGCGGAGACGCGGCTGACCTACAAGTCGGCCAAGACCGGCACGTCCTATTACCAGATGGGAGTCGAGCTCGCCGAAGGCATGAAAGCCGCCTCGGGTGGCGAGTTGGTCATGACGGTGGAGGAAAGCCAGGGGTCCGTGCAGAACGTCATGGAGGTTCGCGCGCGTGGAGCGGACTATGTCTTCACCGCGCCGCCATCGCTGGTGGAGGACGCACAGGCCGGGAGCGGCGCCTTCGAGGGCAGGAACGCCCCGCAGTTCGACGAGATCCGGTCGCTGTTTCCCATCCCGTCGCTGACCATGCACTTCGTAGTGGCGGGCGGCGAAGGCCCGACGACGCTTGAGGCGTTCGAGGGGAAGAGCATCCTGCTCGGGAAAGGCAGCTTCGGGGCAACGGAGGGCGAGAAGTATCTCGAGCTCTTCGGGATGATGGAGGATGTCACCATTGCAGACGCGGAACTCTCCAATGGCGGGACGCCCTGA
- a CDS encoding IS256 family transposase, with amino-acid sequence MPENTITQLPDPPGFSADAFTDVLRNGARKLIEQAIHAELATLMAAFSKEKLEDGRARLVRHGHLPEREVMTGIGPVPVKVPRVRDRKPGEDKITFTPSILPRYLRKAKSVEELLPWLYLKGVSTGDFSEALAALLGPNAHGLSAKTVTRLKADWWNDYEAWQKRDLSHRRFLYIWADGVYFKPRMAEERQCVLVIVGADEYGHKELLAMIDGFRESAESWRELLLDLRRRGLKQDPKLAIGDGALGFWTALREVFATTREQRCWVHKTMNVLNALPKSLQDKAKGHLHDIWQAETKAEANAAFDFFVETYGVKYDKAVAKLVKDREALLTFYDYPAEHWKHIRTSNPIESTFATVRHRTKRTKGCLSRRTGLAMAFKLMMSAQKKWRKLDGQNRLPEIIQGVEFRDGLRQLQAAA; translated from the coding sequence ATGCCAGAGAATACCATCACCCAACTCCCCGATCCACCGGGATTTAGCGCCGATGCATTCACCGACGTTCTCCGCAATGGCGCGCGCAAGCTGATCGAACAGGCGATCCACGCCGAGCTGGCCACGCTCATGGCCGCGTTTTCCAAGGAGAAGCTTGAGGATGGGCGTGCGCGCCTGGTGCGCCATGGACACTTACCCGAACGCGAAGTGATGACCGGGATTGGTCCGGTGCCGGTGAAAGTGCCACGGGTGCGAGATCGAAAGCCCGGTGAGGACAAGATCACCTTCACGCCCAGCATCCTGCCGCGATACCTGCGCAAGGCGAAATCCGTGGAGGAGCTGCTGCCCTGGCTTTACCTCAAGGGGGTCAGCACAGGGGACTTCAGCGAAGCCTTGGCAGCGCTTCTTGGTCCGAACGCACATGGGCTTTCCGCCAAGACGGTCACGCGGCTGAAGGCGGATTGGTGGAACGACTATGAGGCCTGGCAAAAGCGCGACCTGAGCCATCGGCGCTTTCTCTACATCTGGGCTGACGGGGTGTATTTCAAACCGCGCATGGCCGAGGAAAGGCAATGCGTTCTGGTGATCGTCGGGGCTGATGAATATGGCCACAAGGAGCTTCTGGCGATGATCGACGGCTTCCGCGAAAGCGCTGAAAGCTGGCGTGAGCTCTTGCTCGATCTCCGACGCCGGGGCCTGAAGCAGGATCCCAAGCTGGCCATCGGCGACGGCGCGCTCGGGTTCTGGACCGCCCTGCGCGAGGTCTTCGCCACCACGCGCGAGCAGCGGTGTTGGGTTCATAAGACAATGAATGTGCTCAACGCGCTGCCGAAATCGCTGCAGGACAAGGCCAAGGGTCATCTCCATGACATCTGGCAGGCGGAAACCAAGGCCGAGGCCAACGCTGCTTTCGATTTCTTCGTCGAAACCTACGGGGTCAAATACGACAAGGCCGTCGCCAAGCTGGTCAAGGATCGCGAGGCGTTGCTGACCTTTTACGACTACCCGGCCGAACACTGGAAACACATCCGGACATCGAACCCAATTGAAAGCACCTTCGCGACCGTTCGCCACCGCACAAAGCGCACCAAAGGTTGCCTCAGTCGCAGAACCGGACTGGCCATGGCCTTCAAGCTGATGATGTCAGCGCAGAAGAAGTGGCGAAAGCTCGACGGCCAGAACCGCCTGCCGGAGATCATCCAGGGGGTTGAGTTCCGCGACGGCCTCCGCCAACTTCAAGCCGCCGCCTGA
- a CDS encoding helix-turn-helix domain-containing protein, whose translation MAARPSKRKSGRRDYVNTEALFWAEAFLKMPMGPKTLLLFLARKGDNYGCSYYKQEDLADNLGCSPRSVQAHLRSLQNYGLIRIIGRCETQKQVSNVYHVIGWVGREQLPPLGHPKLGKYIKEPTHADYLEALRKQNSVPQPAESADHNNNTKILTTSGEGDVLETCIAALGSWIGTREKNLLRDDYLSLFHLIEHGYGVEAHILPLLRKKAETRRKARLIRTWDYFGDAIAEHAATVEKELDKAFREVPQRKLVRTDPKEEKERAALQQIFDSVKRMPPGTGLGGGAE comes from the coding sequence ATGGCCGCGCGTCCCTCGAAGCGGAAGTCTGGCCGCCGCGATTATGTGAATACAGAAGCACTTTTCTGGGCTGAGGCCTTTCTGAAGATGCCGATGGGCCCGAAGACCCTTCTGCTGTTTCTCGCCCGCAAGGGCGACAACTACGGCTGCAGCTACTACAAGCAAGAGGATCTTGCCGATAATCTTGGTTGCTCGCCGCGGAGCGTTCAGGCTCATCTACGCAGCCTGCAGAACTATGGGTTGATCCGTATCATTGGCCGGTGTGAGACCCAGAAGCAGGTGAGCAATGTCTACCACGTCATCGGCTGGGTAGGTCGCGAACAGCTGCCGCCTCTCGGCCACCCCAAGCTAGGAAAGTACATCAAGGAGCCGACACACGCAGATTATCTGGAAGCGCTCCGGAAGCAAAATTCAGTCCCTCAACCGGCAGAATCTGCCGACCATAATAATAACACTAAAATACTTACTACTTCTGGCGAAGGGGATGTGCTCGAGACCTGCATCGCGGCACTCGGCTCCTGGATTGGGACCCGTGAAAAGAACCTCCTGCGCGACGACTACCTTAGCCTGTTCCACCTGATCGAGCATGGCTACGGCGTTGAAGCCCATATCCTGCCTTTGCTGCGGAAAAAGGCCGAGACGCGCCGTAAGGCTCGTCTCATCCGTACTTGGGACTACTTTGGAGATGCAATCGCGGAGCACGCGGCTACGGTTGAAAAGGAACTCGACAAGGCCTTTCGCGAAGTGCCGCAGCGCAAGCTGGTGCGCACCGACCCGAAAGAGGAAAAGGAGCGCGCCGCCCTTCAGCAGATTTTCGACAGCGTGAAGCGTATGCCTCCCGGCACGGGTCTCGGCGGAGGCGCGGAGTGA
- a CDS encoding recombinase family protein translates to MTRALEKTNTKPIVRKLRCAVYTRKSSEEGLEQEFNSLHAQREACEAYIASQRSEGWVLVRDEYDDGGISGGTLERPALQRLLTDIEDGLVDVVVVYKIDRLSRSLMDFSKLVEVFDRNGVTFVSVTQSFNTTTSMGRLTLNILLSFAQFEREVTAERIRDKVRASRMKGMWMGGPTPFGYAVKNRKLILDEEDAQHLRWIFARFLELGSCTELAREVAKQGIRTKRGNRIDKKALYRMLNNRVYIGEAVHKGESYPGEHDAIIDRGTWDNVHAILTDSPRSRAARTRAQTPALLKGLIYGPDGAAFSPSHTRKGGKLYRYYVSQAVLKHGAGSCPVGRVSAGEIEATVIDQLRAVFRQPEIIAGTWKAAQAQESDGNSGIAISEADVRDALHQLDPLWGELFPAEQARIAALLIERVDVGPGGLSVRLRIDGLSGLAHEMRAQDVERAA, encoded by the coding sequence ATGACGCGCGCACTGGAGAAGACGAACACAAAGCCGATTGTTCGCAAGCTCCGCTGCGCGGTCTATACCCGCAAATCCTCCGAAGAGGGGCTGGAGCAGGAGTTCAACTCGCTGCACGCCCAGCGCGAGGCCTGCGAGGCTTATATCGCCTCCCAGCGCTCTGAGGGCTGGGTGCTGGTGCGCGATGAATACGACGACGGGGGGATCTCCGGGGGCACGTTGGAGCGCCCTGCCCTGCAGCGGTTGTTGACCGACATCGAGGACGGGCTGGTCGATGTGGTGGTGGTCTACAAGATCGACCGGCTGTCGCGCTCGCTGATGGACTTTTCGAAGCTGGTGGAAGTGTTTGACAGAAATGGCGTGACCTTCGTGTCGGTCACCCAGTCCTTCAACACCACCACCTCCATGGGCCGGCTGACGCTGAACATCCTGCTGTCCTTTGCGCAGTTCGAGCGCGAGGTTACCGCCGAGCGCATCCGCGACAAGGTGCGAGCCTCCCGCATGAAGGGCATGTGGATGGGTGGTCCCACGCCCTTTGGCTATGCGGTCAAGAACCGCAAGCTGATCCTCGACGAGGAGGACGCCCAGCACCTGCGCTGGATCTTCGCGCGCTTCCTGGAGCTCGGCTCCTGCACGGAACTGGCCCGCGAGGTGGCAAAGCAGGGCATCCGCACCAAGCGCGGCAACCGAATCGACAAGAAAGCGCTCTACCGGATGCTCAACAACCGCGTCTATATCGGCGAAGCGGTGCACAAGGGCGAAAGCTACCCCGGCGAGCACGACGCCATCATCGATCGCGGCACCTGGGACAACGTCCATGCCATCCTGACGGACAGTCCGCGCTCCCGCGCCGCCCGCACCCGGGCGCAAACGCCGGCGCTGCTGAAGGGCCTGATCTATGGCCCCGATGGCGCGGCCTTCTCGCCCAGCCACACCCGCAAGGGCGGCAAGCTCTACCGCTACTACGTGAGCCAGGCCGTGCTCAAGCATGGTGCTGGGTCCTGCCCCGTGGGCCGTGTCTCTGCGGGCGAGATCGAAGCAACCGTCATCGACCAACTGCGCGCGGTGTTCCGGCAGCCGGAGATCATCGCCGGCACGTGGAAGGCGGCACAAGCGCAGGAGAGCGATGGCAACAGCGGAATTGCGATCAGCGAGGCCGATGTCCGCGACGCCCTGCATCAACTCGATCCGCTCTGGGGCGAGCTCTTCCCGGCCGAGCAGGCGCGTATTGCGGCGCTGCTGATCGAACGGGTCGATGTGGGCCCGGGCGGGCTATCCGTGCGGCTGCGCATCGATGGGCTGAGCGGTCTTGCTCACGAGATGCGGGCCCAGGACGTGGAGCGCGCGGCATGA